AGAGCTACCTCGCCCTGATCCTCGTCCAGACCTGGTCGTCCTGGCCACTGATCTACCTGCTCGCGCTCTCCGGGCTGCAGGGCATCGACGGCAGCCTGCACGAGGCCGCCGCGCTCGACGGCGCGGAGTGGGCGGCGAAACTGCGGTACGTCGTCCTCCCGCTGCTGCGCGGCCCGATCTCGCTCGCCCTGATCATCTCGCTGCTGCACATGTTCAACAGCTTCACGCTGCCGTTCGTGATGTTCGGCGTGCCGGCTCCGCAGGACGTGGAGGTGCTGCCCGTGCTGACCTACGTGGAGAGTTTCCAGAACCTGCGATTCGGCCTGAGCGCGGCGATGGCCGTGATCTCGCTGGTGCTGATCCTGGTCCCGCTGCTGGTCTACCTGCGTACGGTCAAACTCGACACCGAGGAGGCTTCGGCATGACCACGGTGCAGCGGCTGCTGCCGCGCCCGCTCCACGTCGCACTGACAGTGATCCTGCTGGCCAGCATCGCCGCCCCGGTCAGCTACGTCTTCCTGGCCTCAGTCAACTCCGACCTGGCCGTCGCCGCCGGCGGTTTCTGGCCGGAGCAGGTCACCTTCACCAACTACGACCGGATCTGGTCGACGGTTCCGCTCGCCAGAGGGCTGGCCAACAGCCTGATCGTCGCCGGCTCGGTCGCCGTGGCCTGCGCGGTGGTCGCGGTCTTCTCGGCGTACGTGCTGGTGCGGTACACCTTCCGGGGTCGGCGTACGATCCTGCGCGCACTGCTCGGCATGCAGTCGATTCCCGGGACCCTGCTGCTCCTGCCCGTCTTCGTGCTCTTCGCGACCATCGGCAACACGCTGGGTGTGGCGACCATCGGCACCCGCTGGTCGCTGTTCGTCACCTACCTCACCTTCGGGCTGCCGTTCTCGACCTGGATCATGGTCACCTACCTGCGGGGGCTGCCCGGCGAACTCATGGAGGCGGCGCGGATCGACGGCGCCGGTACCTGGCAGATCCTGACCCGGATCGTCATCCCGCTGAGCTGGCCTGGCCTGGTCGTCGCCGCCATCTTCGCCTTCCTGCTCGGCTGGAACGACGTGCTGTTCGCCTCCGTCATGACCAACGTCGACACCCGGACAGCGGCCGTAGTGCTCCAGGTCTTCGGCTCGGCGCAGGAGGGCGGCGCCGTCCCGCCGTACGGGCAGGCGATGGCGGCCGCGCTCATCTGCGCGCTTCCCGTCGTCACCCTCTACCTCGGATTCCAGCGCTACATCGTCGGCGGCCTCACCGCGGGAGGCGTCAAGTGACGGCATGGACCCTGACCGGATTCGGGGACGAGATCGATCCGGACCCGGCCGTGCAGCTCGCGGTGCTCAGCGCCCTCGGCGCCCGCCACATCGAGGTACGCAGCGCGTGGCGTACCAACGTCGTGGACCTGAGCGACGAGCAACTCGACGCTCTGGCCGGCGCGATCAACGGGCGTGACATGGCGGTCTCGGCGATCGCCTCGCCGGTCGGCAAGGTCGACGTGACGACCGAGGACGGTGGGGAACTGGTGCGGCTACGCGCCGCCGTGGCCGCCGCGCACCGGTTGGGCTGCCGGTACATCCGGATCTTTTCGTTCTACCGGCCGGCGGAGGTGACCGCGGCCGAGATCCGCGACGCTGTGTTGACCCGGATGCGCGCCTTCGCGGACCTCGCCGAGAGCGCCGACGTCGTGCTGGTGCACGAGAACGAGAAGGACATCTACGGGGACGTGCCGCAGCGGGTCGCCGACATCGTCGAGTCGGTCGGCTCGCCGGCACTGCGCGTCGCCTGGGACAACGCCAACTTCGTGCAGGTCGGCGTGCGGCCGTACGACGACGGCTACGCCCTGCTGCGCCCGCATCTGGAATACCTCCAGGTCAAGGACGCGGTCATGGCGACCGGTGAGGTCGTGCCCGCCGGCCACGGCGACGGTCAGCTGGTCCGGACGCTTACGGCGCTGCGCGACGACGGCTACACCGGCTTCGCCTCCCTCGAACCACACCTCGCCAGCCAGCACGAACTCGGCGGGTTCTCCGGACCGGCGGAGTTCGGCCGGGCGGCACGTGCCTTCGCGAACCTCACCACCTCGA
The Micromonospora sp. R77 DNA segment above includes these coding regions:
- a CDS encoding sugar phosphate isomerase/epimerase is translated as MTAWTLTGFGDEIDPDPAVQLAVLSALGARHIEVRSAWRTNVVDLSDEQLDALAGAINGRDMAVSAIASPVGKVDVTTEDGGELVRLRAAVAAAHRLGCRYIRIFSFYRPAEVTAAEIRDAVLTRMRAFADLAESADVVLVHENEKDIYGDVPQRVADIVESVGSPALRVAWDNANFVQVGVRPYDDGYALLRPHLEYLQVKDAVMATGEVVPAGHGDGQLVRTLTALRDDGYTGFASLEPHLASQHELGGFSGPAEFGRAARAFANLTTSIGVRLQ
- a CDS encoding carbohydrate ABC transporter permease, with the translated sequence MTTVQRLLPRPLHVALTVILLASIAAPVSYVFLASVNSDLAVAAGGFWPEQVTFTNYDRIWSTVPLARGLANSLIVAGSVAVACAVVAVFSAYVLVRYTFRGRRTILRALLGMQSIPGTLLLLPVFVLFATIGNTLGVATIGTRWSLFVTYLTFGLPFSTWIMVTYLRGLPGELMEAARIDGAGTWQILTRIVIPLSWPGLVVAAIFAFLLGWNDVLFASVMTNVDTRTAAVVLQVFGSAQEGGAVPPYGQAMAAALICALPVVTLYLGFQRYIVGGLTAGGVK